The Brevibacillus humidisoli DNA segment AACCCGCCGCGAATCGGATAATAAGTTTTCAGGTTCTTTACTTCCAGCAGATAGTTGGGCGTGGACGAACGGTTCATGTGCGGGCCCCCGTTTCCTTGGCGGGATAGCTCTCTCTGTATAACAGGCAGCGCACCTGGTGGTTTCTGCCGACATGGGCCAACTGTGGATCAAGCTGATAACAGTCTGTCTTCGCCTCCGGACAGCGACCGGCAAAACGGCAGCTGGTGCGTGGCATCCGCTTCAGAGATGGGACGATGCCCCCGATCGAATCCAATCGGCTGCGATCCTCATCCAACCGGGGAATCGCTTTTAAGAGCTGGCGCAGATAGGGATGCTTGGGGTCGTGAAAAATGTCGTCCACTGCTCCCTGCTCCACGATCTGACCGGCGTACATCACGATCACTTCATCAGCCATCTCTGCGACCACACCCAAGTCATGCGTGATCAGCAGGACGGACATGTCGCCCGCTTGCTGAACCTGTTTGATCAGTTCGAGGATTTGAGCCTGGATGGTCACATCCAGGGCAGTCGTCGGCTCATCGGCGATCAATAGCTGGGGGTTGCAGGCAATCGCCATAGCGATCATCACCCGCTGCCGCATCCCTC contains these protein-coding regions:
- a CDS encoding ABC transporter ATP-binding protein, which translates into the protein MAATSTNLLLEVKHLHAGFAIDGSFYNAVDDVSLTVEPGKIVCIVGESGCGKSVLALSIMNLLPSESGRIAKGEILFRGKELTCLSQEEMNRIRGMEIGMIFQEPMTALNPVFTIGFQLQECLLNHQNIGKREARKKSVELLKQVGIPRAEKVIDEYPHQLSGGMRQRVMIAMAIACNPQLLIADEPTTALDVTIQAQILELIKQVQQAGDMSVLLITHDLGVVAEMADEVIVMYAGQIVEQGAVDDIFHDPKHPYLRQLLKAIPRLDEDRSRLDSIGGIVPSLKRMPRTSCRFAGRCPEAKTDCYQLDPQLAHVGRNHQVRCLLYRESYPAKETGART